In the Rhizophagus irregularis chromosome 10, complete sequence genome, one interval contains:
- a CDS encoding Vacuolar-sorting protein SNF7, whose product MGSKLEAHLFQLKLTAKQLSRQAKKANKDENTEKAKLKKAIQQQNTEGARIYASNAIRKKNEALNLLKLSSRIDAVASRIQTAVTMQKVTGSMANVVKGMDKAMSNMNLEQISAVMDKFEAQFEDIDVQTQYMEGAMGNTTSLSTPQEEVDLLMQQVADEHGLELNHELGEAAPSDVLGVPDKNNKEDEELTERLRALRQT is encoded by the exons ATGGGTAGTAAATTGGAAGCACACCTGTTCCAACTAAAA TTGACAGCAAAACAATTAAGTCGGCAAGCAAAAAAAGCTAACAAGGATGAAAATACAGAAAAGGCAAAACTTAAAAAA GCGATACAACAACAGAATACAGAAGGAGCACGAATATATGCCTCAAATGCTATTCGCAAAAAGAATGAGGCGTTAAATCTATTGAAATTATCATCAAGAATAGATGCAGTTGCCAGTCGAATACAGACTGCTGTTACGATGCAAAAG GTGACCGGATCAATGGCAAATGTTGTAAAAGGCATGGATAAAGCTATGTCGAATATGAACTTGGAACAG ATTTCTGCTGTAATGGACAAGTTTGAAGCTCAATTTGAAGACATAGATGTTCAAACGCAATATATGGAAGGTGCAATGGGTAATACTACGTCATTGAGCACTCCACAAGAAGAAGTTGATTTATTAATGCAACAAGTAGCAGATGAGCATGGATTGGAGTTGAATCACGAGCTAGGAGAAGCTGCCCCGAGCGATGTTCTTGGTGTGccagataaaaataataaagaagacGAAGAATTGACAGAACGTTTAC gCGCATTGAGACAAACTTAA